The following proteins come from a genomic window of Sorex araneus isolate mSorAra2 chromosome 1, mSorAra2.pri, whole genome shotgun sequence:
- the LOC101550058 gene encoding kelch repeat and BTB domain-containing protein 6, producing the protein MQSREEAPRSRRLASPRGGKRPKRVHKPTVAAFFTGPEELKDSAHSAALLAQLKSFYDARLLCDVTIEVVTPGSGPGTGRLFPCNRNVLAAACPYFKSMFTGGMYESQQTSITMHDVDAESFEVLVDYCYTGRVSLSEANVERLYAASDMLQLEYVREACASFLARRLDLSNCTAILKFADAFGHRKLRSQAQAFIAHNFKQLSQMGSIREESLADLTLSQMLTVLRLDSLNIENEQTVCHVAVQWLEAAPKERGPSAAEVFKCIRWTHFTDQDQDYLEGLLANTIVKKYCLDLIEGALQMRYGDMLFKAVVPKPETSTSSSLVSAVDNPPERLGVCAKKMVIFFGHPRDPFLCCDPYTGDMYKVPSPVTCLAHTRSVTTLAVCVSPDHDIYLAAQPRKDLWVYKPAQNSWHQLADRLLCREGMDVAYLNGYIYILGGRDPITGVKLKEVECYSVQRNQWALVAPLPHSFISFDLMVIQNYLYALNSKRMFCYDPSHNIWLKCVSLKRNDFQEACVFNDEIYCICDIPVMKVYNPVRGEWRQMNNIPLVSETNNYRIINHGQKLLLITSRTPQWKKNRVTVYEYDIGSDQWINIGTTLGLFQFDSNFFCLSARVYPSCLESGHSFLTEEEEVPSESSTEWDLGGFSELDSESGSSSSLSDDDLWVQVAPQ; encoded by the coding sequence ATGCAGTCCCGGGAAGAGGCGCCGCGCTCGCGCCGCCTCGCCAGCCCCCGCGGCGGCAAGCGCCCCAAGAGAGTCCACAAGCCCACCGTGGCGGCCTTTTTCACCGGCCCCGAGGAGCTGAAGGACTCGGCGCACTCGGCCGCCCTGCTGGCCCAGCTCAAGTCCTTCTACGATGCGCGGCTGCTCTGCGACGTGACCATCGAGGTGGTGACGCCTGGCAGCGGGCCCGGCACGGGCCGCCTCTTCCCTTGCAACCGCAACGTGCTGGCCGCCGCCTGCCCCTACTTCAAGAGCATGTTCACGGGCGGCATGTACGAGAGCCAGCAGACGAGCATCACCATGCACGACGTGGATGCCGAGTCCTTCGAGGTGCTGGTCGACTACTGCTACACGGGCCGGGTGTCGCTGAGCGAGGCCAACGTGGAGCGCCTGTACGCCGCCTCCGACATGCTGCAGCTCGAGTACGTGCGCGAAGCCTGCGCCTCTTTCCTGGCCCGCCGCCTGGACCTGAGCAACTGCACGGCCATCCTCAAGTTCGCCGACGCCTTTGGCCACCGCAAGCTGCGCTCGCAGGCCCAGGCCTTCATCGCCCACAACTTCAAGCAGCTCAGCCAGATGGGGTCCATCCGGGAGGAGAGCCTGGCCGACCTGACCCTGTCCCAGATGCTCACCGTCCTGCGCCTGGACAGCCTCAATATCGAGAACGAGCAGACGGTGTGCCACGTGGCGGTTCAGTggttagaggctgcccccaaggAGCGCGGGCCCAGCGCCGCCGAAGTCTTCAAGTGTATCCGCTGGACTCACTTCACCGACCAAGACCAGGATTACCTGGAAGGCCTGTTGGCCAACACCATCGTGAAGAAGTACTGCCTCGACCTCATTGAAGGGGCCCTGCAGATGCGCTATGGGGACATGCTGTTCAAGGCTGTGGTGCCCAAGCCTGAGACCAGCACCAGCAGCTCCCTTGTATCTGCCGTGGACAACCCGCCCGAGAGACTGGGGGTGTGTGCCAAGAAGATGGTGATCTTCTTCGGACATCCCAGAGATCCGTTTCTGTGCTGTGACCCCTATACTGGGGACATGTACAAAGTGCCATCGCCTGTGACCTGCCTTGCACATACGAGGTCTGTGACGACCTTGGCCGTCTGTGTATCTCCAGACCATGACATCTACCTTGCTGCCCAGCCCCGGAAAGACCTGTGGGTGTATAAGCCAGCCCAGAACAGTTGGCACCAGCTGGCCGACCGCTTGCTCTGCCGGGAGGGCATGGATGTGGCCTACCTTAATGGCTACATTTACATCTTGGGTGGGCGAGACCCCATTACGGGGGTTAAACTGAAGGAAGTGGAGTGCTACAGTGTTCAGAGGAACCAGTGGGCGCTGGTGGCACCGTTGCCCCACTCTTTCATATCCTTTGACCTAATGGTAATTCAGAACTATCTCTATGCTCTTAACAGTAAGCGCATGTTCTGCTATGACCCTAGCCATAATATATGGCTGAAGTGTGTGTCTCTTAAGCGGAACGACTTTCAGGAAGCCTGTGTCTTCAATGACGAGATCTACTGTATCTGTGACATCCCTGTCATGAAGGTCTACAATCCAGTCAGGGGAGAATGGAGACAGATGAATAACATTCCCCTGGTATCGGAGACCAACAACTACCGGATCATCAATCATGGCCAAAAATTGCTGTTGATCACCTCCCGTACTCCACAGTGGAAGAAAAATCGTGTGACTGTATATGAATATGACATTGGGTCAGATCAGTGGATTAATATCGGTACCACATTAGGTCTCTTTCAGTTTGATTCCAATTTCTTTTGCCTCTCAGCTCGTGTTTATCCTTCCTGCCTTGAATCTGGTCATAGTTTTCTCACTGAGGAAGAAGAAGTGCCCAGTGAGTCTAGTACTGAATGGGACTTAGGTGGATTCAGTGAGCTGGATTCTGAGTCAGGAAGCTCAAGTTCTTTATCTGATGATGATTTGTGGGTGCAAGTAGCACCTCAGTGA